agctgagatgtttccttttaaaaggaTGTCAGAACAAAACATTCTGACCCGAGTATGCTACTCCCCTGTGTATTTTCGGGTGAAAAATTTGGATTCCATTTACAAATGGTTTCAATGACTCAAAAGCAACATTTAGACAAACCTGCTCGTTGAGAGGTGTTGTTTGACGCGAAGATGTAGATTTATCctgaaggaagaagatgaaaCAGTCCCTGTGGAGTTTCATTCCCTTCCTTCCAGTCAGCAGCTCCACACAGCCCAGGGACAGGGTGACTCTGGGCTGTCCCCCCCCAACACACCGGGCTGGGACACGAACCTCGCTTGGCTGAGCTCGCGTGCGAGCCGTGGAGCCTGGAGCAACCTGACTGATAGTTTATCAGCGCCTGATTAGGAGGGGTAATGCCGTGGGGTGAGGTTTGAGCAGCTGGGACTCAGTGATCCGGGGTGCAcgtgctggcagagctgagccAGACACCCACTGCACCCCAGACCCTCAGCACAGTGAAGCCATGGGCGAGGGGAGCAGCGTGGTGGGGCTTTGTGGTGAGGGGCTGCAGAAGCATCTGAGGGGTCCCCCGTTAGCTCTGAAGCCAGGAGGAGCCAGCTCGGGGTCCTGCGCAGGGAGATGTTTTAGCCTAAAGTCAGGTTTTAGAGATTTGTGTCTGGAGAGGAGCCTGGCTTGGGATGCTCGTGGGCAGGGGAGTGGGTGCTCCGGCCAGGGTTTGTTTGCAGACTCGTACTCCTTCAGCACCCGGGCGCCCACCCATCCCAGGGGTATTtgcagccacagccctgcccgGCTGAGGTGTTTGGTAGCCTAAACACCACAACTTCTTGCTCTGGTGTGATGGGTCTTTAATTACAGGGGGAGAATAAGATGTGATTGTAGTTCCTAGACACTCTGACTCATCGGCTTCACCAGCAATTATTATTAGGGCTGATTGGTTATGAAACTCGTTCATTAACACGTGGCTCATGGTAATCTGTTTTAATTAGAAGGTATCTGAGTTTGTCTTGCATGTGGCCTTCGAGATGAATGATTTAGGTCTCGTATCGAGGTGATCGCTGGCTCCTGCCGGCCCTTCCTGGGGCCATGGTGGGCAGCGCACAGGGATGTGGAGAGAGAGACCTGCCTGCCTTTGCCTTTACACCGAGCAGGGGCAGATAAACCCTGAAAATCCTGGCAGAGGCCTCAGCCCTGCCTGACAGCACttgtccccttccctgctgccccgGGGACACGTGTACTGCCAGGCTGGGTCCCAGCTCCATCACTGCCGTGGTGTAAACCCCCCTGCACCAGGGCTTCGGGGCACCGTACAGCCTGCAGCACCCCGCAACGCCGGGAGACACCCCctgtccctgctccttccctggaAGCACCTGGGGGTCTCTGGAGTGAAGCCCCCCCAGGGGTGAACCCCACACTGATGCTTCTCTCTCCTTCGCAGTGGAGGCCACTTGAACCCTGCCGTGTCCTTGGCCATGTGGCTGGTTGGCGGGCTGAACATCACCATGCTCATTCCTTActggctctgccagctctgcgGGGGGATGATGGGAGCCGGCCTGGCCAAGGTACAGACCCCTGGGGAGTCTCTTTAACCAGGGCTAATGCTGgggtgcagggccccccccctgctctgcccagccccggggTCCCCAGCAGCAGTGATGGGGAGGGTGAGGGGGACTCGGTGCGTCGGTTCTGCCTGTCACTAAGAGCACTGATTTCTCACGAGGTGACGGGGCTGTGGGGCTCGCCTGGCGCTGGGGGCCAGGCCCCCCGTTCCTCCTCCCAGGGCTTTCACGGGCTGACTGCAGGACTCAGACAACTCGCCCCCCGCCGCAGGCTCAGGTCTGGCAGAGCCGCCCAGGTGTGGGGATGCCGCCTCTGCACGGCGCGCTGGGGCCCGGCTAATTCTCAACGGCAGCTGTTCTCCAGAGGTTTGTTATGGCGTGCTAATTAGGCCCAGAACGATGCTCGGTACCTCTGCAGCTCCAGCCGTTTTCACGCGCGGTGTTTCCCTCCGCTTCTCCTCACCGCGCTGTGCCGTAAGGTTAATGTGCGTTGGGTGCTGCCCCTTGCCGTTGGCCACTCAACCCCCTCGGCAGCTGGGTGAGGCTCATCCTGAGGGAGAGCGGTGCCCGGCTCATTATCTCCAGAGATGCTAAGAGCCTTTGCTAATGAGTTTATATTTGCCAGGCGCTTAGGGCTGGCTTTCAGGAGGAAAGCGATGAGATTAGCTCCTCTTTAACCTGGTGCTACGCCCGCCCACGCTCTCCTGACGGTGAGCACATATGCCCGGTAAAGGCCACAATATGGAGCGTGGACGGCACAAACAGGGCTTCCCCCCGTGCAGGCCGTGGCGGCGAGCGAGCGCTACATCAATGCCAGCGGAGGAGCCTTCAGCAGCATCACGGCAGATGAGCAGATCCCTGCCGTCCTCGTGGGTGAGATCACCATGACCACCTTCCTCATCCTCGTGGCCTGCATGGGCGCCGTCAACGGGAGGACCAAGACCCCGCTGGCCCCTTTCTGCATCGGCTTCACGGTCACGGTCAACATCCTGGCGGGGTGAGCGCACGAGTCCTCTCCCCGTGCGTGTTCCCACTGGCCAGCCAGTGCCATCGGCGGCCACCGGGCAGGGGGTCAGGATGGGACCACCGGCTGGGGGGAGGGTGCTGAGCAGAGCCCAAGGGGCAGCTCCAAGCACTCAACATCAATCAGGgtccccccccgctccctccctggCTGGCACCGCGGCATCCTGCACCAGGGAGGAGCAAGTGCCCGTGCCCGAGGAGGGAGGGATGTGGCAGGACCTGTCGGCCGGGGAAACCGAGGAAAGCCGAGCACACCGTGGGGATGGCAAATAAGCCCACTGGCCCCTCGGATATTTTTGGGGAGAGCCGCGGGGCACAGCCCAGCTGGGCACGGGAGAGGCCGTCGGCTCGAGCCCCACGCATGGCCCTGGAGCCGGGGCAGCCTCACCGAGTACCTGCTGCGGGCTGATAACACCCAAGGGCCGTGCGGGCTGTGTTTGCCGTAGGAAGCCCTGAGCAAACAGGGGAGGGTTTATCCGGGAGCCCGCGTGTCCCCGCGGAAACGCTGCTGGGCTCAGCCGCGGCACAGGCGGGCGAGCGGCCTGGGTCTTGTGCCACTGCAATCCCATAACGAGCGCACGCAATTATGAATGTTAATGGGTTGTTTAGTTAAGGCAGTGCCCCCTCTAGCGGGATCCCCAGCTCTTATTTAAACACCGCACGAGCCTCCTGTGCAAATATTTATCTGTTGCAGTTTTCTTTAATCTGTAAACGCTATTGTCTCTCCTGCCCCGCTCCGCTGCCTACGCGCAGCACGGAGCTTTCCCTGTTTAAAAGCCCAGCTCCCAGTAAGCCCCAAAATAGACTCGACACTCGTGTTTCTGCCCCGCGCGCCGGGTTTTCCCCGACGGCTCACAAAGCGAAGGCTGGTGCCCACCGGCAAGCGGCCGCCTGAACCTGCCAGACCCCCAGCAAGGAGCCCCGGGAGGGGTACGCCGGTGCCCAGCACCCCCGCCCAGCCTGTACATCGCCCTGTCCCAGCAGCGACGGGGACGGAGCTGGTCTCGTGTCCCGCAGGGCTGATGCGGTCGGTTGGTTTTTCTTTCAGCGGTGGCGTGTCCGGAGCCTGCATGAATCCTGCCAGAGCCTTTGGGCCAGCACTGGTAGCAAACTACTGGGACTACCACTGGGTTTACTGGGTAGGGCCCATGGTCGCTGCCCTCCTTGTCAGCGTGCTGGTGAGGTACGTGATGCCGCAGCAGTGAGCAGAGCGGAGCTGTGCAGTCTGacacccccctctccccccttcccacccgccgcctccccgggggCTCTGCCCggctgcttcccagctccccGGGCCAAGGCTGCAAGCAGCCGCTTTTCCAGAGAGAGATCCGAGGGTTGAAgactccttccccttctccttcccatgaCAGGGCATCAGCAAAGATCCAACCCATGCCCGAATCCACGTGTTTGCTCCATCTACGCCTTCTGGTGGGGCgagcccaggctggggctgtCACTGCGTTTCTGTTGCAGCCTTGCAATGGCACAACCACTTCACCCCgagttttctctctcttttcaccTCCCCAAAGGCTCCTGCTCGGCGACCGGACCACCCGCCTGCTCCTGAAGTGATGCCGGACGCAGGGCAtccacagcagctcagcacagcccctgctcctcgCCATCCCACCTCCCCTCTGCGCCTCCCCGGCGGCCCGCGCGCCAGAGATGCTTCGCTTGAGGCTGTGGGGACGATGAAAAGCAGCCCAGGAGCATCTCCAGCTCCGCGGGGCAGGCGGTGAGAGCTGCCAGTGCCCCCCGCTCCCCACGGggagcctgccctgcccctgcGAAGGTGCCGAGAAGCTGAGTCAAGCAGCTGTGCCCGGGGACCATGTGACATTGCCCGCCAGCGCTGGCACTAATCGCTTTCTAACTTCTTCCTGGCACTATTCATTCCAAGGCAGGTGGCTCCCGCTGCTCTGGCACACGCGTGGCGGTGGGTGCTGCAagcccccaggccccgccccagGCCAGCTCCTGCGTTTTGTCTCCCATTCGAGcatttctgctctttctcctccagctccctgtTCAGCTCCCAGCCCGTGGACCTGGCAGGATGCTCCCCCGTGGGACCCCGCACCCCAGCTTGTGCCATGGGCTGGTTCCTCTCCCTCACACAGGTCCAGGGTGATGCCAACTGGCTCTTGCCCATGGCTTGATGCCCAGGAGGGTGACGGGGGAAGCGTTGGGGGCCATCCTATTTCTGGCCCTTCTCACCAAGAGCTCAGGGTGGGCCTGTCCctcccggggggctggggggcaaggggagggggctgctgtgACAGAGGGAGATGCTGCCGTATGCGGGAGGAGGGGGATGGAGCTGCGTGGGCAGGgggagagcagccagcacagcagctttgCGTCAGCCGGGTACCCGGCCCCTCCAGCAGCTCGGCCCTGACTCATCCTGcggcctccccagccccccctgggGGGGGAGAATCCATAGGGACCCCgtccctgctgctctggggctTGTTGGGTGGTAAATTGGCCCACGGGTGTCATCGCaatgctgccagccccagcaggggTTACCTGGGTTGAGTCACTCTGCATTTTGCAAACTTTGAGCTTGGGAAATGTCTGTTGTTTTCTCAGCCCCCCCAAATgactgccctgcccagccccgcacCCAGCACTCCAGTCTGGgactgggaagggctggggagtGGGAAAGGGCCAGACGACCGCAACAGGAGCCATCGCATCTTCCCAGGGCCAGGACCTGGTGCTGGGCTACGGCCATTCCCCCTCTCCTGCTGCCAGCGGGGCTGGAGGAAACCCCCGGGTACAGCCGATgctccctcctgggctgccccagcttttgggggggcagaggggacattCCCAGCTTTCTGCTGTCCccgtggggctggcagagccccgcATGATGTCACTTCTCTGTTTTCAGCTTGCTTTCTATTTTCCCAGccctggaggtgacccacacacacgtgcacaaagatgggttttgggttttttttttttttagaaaaggatATGGTTGTAGAGATGCTGAAGCgaggaaatgccagaattaaagCAGCCCTGGCTCGGGGCGTGTGTGTTTGCCCACAGCTCTCCTGAGGCTGGGCAGGGGACGTGACCACTGCAGTGGGCACAGGCTCATTCAGGAAGGAAAATGGTGCAACCCACTGAAGGAGACAAATAGCATGAAGATGTCACTAGGATGGTTGTCATGGCAACGCCACAAAAAAATGCCAAACCAAACAAGGAGCAAAGTCGCTGCTTCCTCCCCAAAGGGACCCTTGGGGGGGGGCGCGGGactgggtgctggggggagccagCATGGGGACCCTgacctgctccagcccctgctcagGCGCAGACCTTTGCGGGCTGGGGGCACCCTTGGGTGCGATGGGCGCCCACCTTCCCCTTTCAAGAGGAAGCGTCGCCCCGCAGGAAACACGCtggtggctgcagctgcctcGGCGCAGGGCCGGCTCCCCCCtggccccatcctgcaccccagaGGATGCAGGTGAGGGGGGGCTCAGGGCCAGGGTCCCCCAGGGGGGCAGGAGGCGGGGGGTGGCCCATGCTCGGCCGCGTGCACTTCCCTGTTTTGCCGTTGATGTGTTCAGCACACTCATTTTTAATTCATCAGGGTGACTTTTAATAAAGCATCTGTAACACTGCGTTGTTTTTCCCTGAGTATTATTAAAGAGCTTAATTTATGCTAATTAAATACCAATTAACTTCCGAGCACTTAACGTGCTTTAAGGACATAAAATACATCTCATTCCCATTCAATTAAACTTCCGTCAGGCCTGGCCATGGCTCTGCACCGTGGTTTTATCTGCACATGGACCAGCCGGGACGTTGCCTGGTGTTTTCCAGGTTCCTCACGCCCGTGGGGATAAAGATGCCCCTCGGGAATGGGGCAGATGTGGGGCACGATGCCATGGGCACCTGCACCTAATGGGGTGGTAATTGCAGAGGTTTGGGGCTGGTGAGGACACCAATGTGTGATGAAAACCCTGAGGGGGGGACCCAGGGTATCGCCTGGTCCCCAAGAGTTGCCAAAGGCTCTGCAGACGTCGTGCACGTGCTCACCCGGGTGGTTTTGGCCGTGGTTGGCACCAGCGCtctggggaaatggaaaaaaaaatcagggtgtGCTCTGGGAACGGAATCAGAAGGATGTTTGTCTGTCCCTGTGTCGGGCcgagcccctcctgccctcacaCTGCAGCTCTTTCACTCCGGATAAATACCCTGGTTAAACATTGACCCGGGGGGAAGAAAGCCACCCTGGCACCCGCGGTTGGGCTCCCCGGTGCCAGCCCACCCGCGGGGAACAGCCCCGTGTTTGTCCACCCAACACACTGGCTGTGTTTGCCCCCAGGGCCGTGGCATGGCCACCGAGTTGGGCTGCAGAGGATAAGCCAGACCTCGGCTGGTGGCCCTGATTCAAGCAgggccccagcccagcctgcgTGATCCCCCCCAGCCACGCGGGAGGTTTCACACCTCGCCCTgtgccccgctccctgcccgggGTGGTTCAGCCCAACCGGGCTGGCGGCTGCGTGGGCCAAGGCCGCAGCCGCCAAGGCCGCTGGCAGCAGCATCACCCTGGAAATTGCTGAGAGGCAGCGCACAAACGTGCCAGTTAATGAATCGGCTAACTCAGCTGAGGCTCCCTCCTTCCCCGGCTCGCAGCCTCACCGCGctgcagcccccgccccgggtcGGGCAGCACCCTGTGTCGTGGTGGGGAGCTGGGGTGGCAGCGGGGTGGCACAGGGTGCCCCTGGCCCCAGCACGGTGCTCAGGGGGATGTTGCCCACGCGCTGCCCGTGCTCTGAGCTGGGTGACACGGGGCTGACGTCAGTCTGGGGGGACGCAGCCCCGTACCCCGCCTGGGGATGCCCCATGGCCGTGACTGTGCGTGGCCGCAGCCGTCAACACAGCCCTGGCTCAGGGAGCAGAccaggtggcagggaaaaacgGGCTGAAGAAGCGATAATTCTGCATGTTGGCAATAATCAGACAACGGTAACAGAAGGACTCGGCGGGGCTGGGAGCTCAGCAAGGCACCGAGCGGTGCTGGCCCCACGGTGGTTATTTGCTTGGCGGTGGAGCCGCACCGGGTGATGTTTCTCACAAAAGGCTTTTCATCCGCGGCAGAACAACGCCTCGCTGTTCCCCTCCACCCGCTCGCCTGCCACCCCTGACCCCCCGGCCCAGCAAAGGAGCAGCCCCCAGATTTTTTCCTTCCACATCCTCCCCGCAGAAGGATTAGGGGTGTCTGGCAGCGCGCTCCCCCAAAGCCTCCTCTGAAAATAGCAGCATCCCCGAGCAGAGGCAGCACAACAAGATGCCAAGAGTGTGGCTGCGGCGGAGTATGATGGATGAATGCTTTTTGGAACATGCCCCATGAGAGCATCTGGGAATTCTCACTTTGCTCGGCTCTAAAGGTTTTCTTTGCCAGTCTACAGCTGGAGAAATCacagccttaaaaataaaaggtgatTTAATTCTTTTAGCTCATTTTGTCCATCTGGGGAACCGCAGTGGGCCGCAGGCAGCAGCGAGCAGGGAcggctgggggcagtgggatgctCTGCCCCTCACCAGCACCCACCGGCTGAGGCCAGACCCACTCCCACGGCACCGACCTGCTCCCCGGCTCCCTCCTGCCTGTGGCAGCACCACGGGGGACTCTGGCCCTGgccaatgtaaaaaaaaagactccaaaaaATTGCGCTCAAATCCGGATGCAGGCAGACCTTTTGTGAGAAAGCCAAAGGGATGTGCAGCCCCCGGACTCCTCCGGTGCTCGTGGGTTTTACATCAGCCGGGGAGGGGGCCTGCAGCAAGGGCCCTGCACGAGGGGCTGCGTGGGAGTGGGGAGCAGCgcagctcccgcagctcccgcagctcccccagctcccccagctcccccagctcccccagatcctgcagctcccccagctcccccagctcccctggctcccgcagctcccgcagctcccccagctcccccagctcccgcagctcccccagctcccccagctcccccagatcctgcagctcccccagctcccccagctcccctggctcccgcagctcccgcagctcccccagcagccccgAGGGAGCGGGCAGGCGGCTGCTGCTCCCGCAAGGCTTCCAAGGCAGCTCCTGATTTGGCTGGCACGTCTCTTCCAGCCTACGTGTGCTCATCTCCCGGGTCTCTGTGTGAGCCCTTGGAGCACCCTCTTGCCACCCCGGGGTGCCGGTGCCACGGGGAgctcccatgggtgctggccCCGGGGGCGAGCATGGCAGCGGCTGCGTGGGCGCCGGCACGGGGGACAGTGGAGGTGGGCGATGACGTGCGGAGCCGGTGCCGCGCGTGAGCTGGCATCTGTATGTAGGAGACGGGGAGCGAGGCGATGGTAAAGGGAGTGGGAGTCTAAATGTATTCTGGGGAGGCTTGTTACGCCGTGCCATTAGCGGGGTCCGGGCAGCACAGGCGCGGGGACGGGCTCCTGCCCTCCTGGGCTTGGATGGTGCCCATGGGGCTGGGGGACGCGTCCCGAGGCCAGGCAGCACCCTTGGCTGCCGTGCCACATCCCTCGCTGTGCCACGTCCCTCGTTGTGCCACGTCCCTCACCCCCATGCCACATCCCTTGCCATCGTGCCATGTCCCTTGCCGCCGTGCCACCCCGGAGCACTGTGCCAGCCTCCACTGCTCTATTTACTGTGCAGCCCGAGAACAAGGCACAAATGCCAGCCCAGCCTCCCCGCCAATTAGCATATATGCAAAGAGCACTAACGAGCATCACCACCACATGCAAAGCTCCGGGCATTTCTGTGAAGAAGACGCCGAGGGTGTTTCACTGGGGGCAGGCGGGGACGTCCCCAGCTCGGCTTTGGGGGCCCGACCAGGCGGCCCAGACCTGACCCCCACGGCAGAGCGGGAGAGGCCCTGGAGCAAGGCTGGCAGGAGGGAAactggggggtggtggtgggggaatTATCCCTCCACTCCCCACCCCCTGCTTCTGCTTCTACTCCTCACTTTATTGATCTTTAGTTTCTTTTCGCTGTCACCGACAGCCCACTCGGGCTCCCCAGAGAGGAGCCGGCACAGAAATGTGGAGGGAGCCCGGGGGAGGGGGTGACGTGGGGGcctgggaccccccagccccgcttTCCCCCGGCTGGGCGGGGAGCCAAgcagcccatggtgggggggCTGCACCTCCTCTCCACACACCCAGTGACATTcagccccgtgtcccccagcAGCAAAGTGTTTCTTTACCCGGCATCACTGAAGCTGGAGGGATTTACATTTTAAAGGGTTTTTAAGATGGATTTGGATAGATGTTTAtttccaagttgttttttttttttttttacagcttttgcCACTTTGAATGTTTGTGGTGaggaaataataaacagaaaccCCACAAGGCAAAGCCCCAGATAACTAATTTGTGTTCATGCAAATGTGATGAGAGTGAATGTCTGGGTTCAGCCACGGAACTCCTGACCCTCACCGCAGGGCCTGGTGTGAGTACGGGTGGTGGACGTGTGTGAGCAGCCTGTGGTCCGGCTCCCCGGGCCATGGGGGGGCCCCTCTCACCCCCCAGGTTGTCCCCAGCTCTGTGGTCCGCGGTGGGAGACCCGCTCCCCGCCCACCCCGGCAGCACGGCCGCTGCCTGCCCTCCAGCCCTGCGCTCAGCACCGGAGACCGAACAGGCTCCTGGTCACCATGGAGACCTGGGAGGAGGATTTTGAAGCATCTGAGAGAAATttctgcccccccctccccaagccgcGCACAGCCTGTTCTCTCGCTGGGCTGCAGCTTTGTGCTGCCCAGCCCcatgcaggggctgcagagccgaCGGCATGACTGCACGTGCAACCATGcgccctgtccctgtccccatcatcatcctcatcctcatccccaccctcagccccatccctgtccccatccccatccctgtccccttcctcatcctcatccctgtccctgtccccgttCCCATCCTCACCTCCGTCCCTGTCCccttcctcatccccatccccattcctgtccctgtccccgtccccctccaAGGCTGGCCGTGGTGGAGGTGGCTGGTGCTGCCCCATGGGCTctgccaggagcaggcagcgTGGAGCCTTGGGGCAGCGTCCCCCTCGCTGAGTCGCAGGTGTGAAATGGGCTGGAAGCCCCTCCTGGCCCTGCCCGTGCGCCCAGGTGGGAGGGCACTTCCCAGCGGGCTTGTCACCCCTCCCCTGGGACACTGCGGTCCCTCGCCAGGACCTCTGGGTGTGCACCCTCCTCCCACGGCGCGGGgatggggtgggctggggggggaccTGCCGTCCCTGCACTGCGGGACCACCACAAGCCTTCGGGCAGGCAGAGAGCGGGCAGGACCCCCCTAAAAGGGCTCAGGACACCCCCATCTCCTCCAGACCCCGCGTTATTTCATCATCCCCAACACGGAGCTTTGCCCATCGTGgcccatcctgctgctgctggccagcCCCCGACAAGAGGGTTTTGCTCCAGAAACAAGAGTTTTCTGTCGCTCTTTGCCACGTTTCTCAGCTTTCGGAGGAGGTCAGACCTCGGTTTGGGGGTGAGCAGCGAGGAGTCGGAGTTTGGGTGCGTAGCGCTGCCCGTGACGGCGTCAGAGCGAGAGGTGCGAGGGCGAAAGAGGTCGCCGGGGCAGCAGGACGGGCTGGGCGGGAGGGGGGCGCTGGGCGGgttctgtgctggcagcagccagagcGCTGCACAATAAATAGCCATTTTAATTACTGCACAATATTTACAAGATTGCTTCCTCATTtgggaaattaaaacaaatgctCCATCAAAATGATCAACATTGTACGGGGAAGCACAGGGCTGATAAAGAAATACATGGGCTGCTAATGAAGGAGTAATTGGCACCGTGGTGCTGGCGtggtctcctcctcttcttcgCAGCCACGGGGCTGGTGATGGCAAAGGGCACCCACGGCCTCGGCTGCCCCCCCCGAGGGTTTGGGGCGGTGGTCCCAGTGCCAGGGTCCCGGCCCGGGCAGGGCTGTCGGGGTTtggcagctcagccctggggaggctgcagagagaggACACGGGAGGGTTGGGCAGAGGATGTGGAGCTGCAAAAATGCTTTTCGCAGACACGGGTTTCTCCTGgttgtgtgtctgtctgtcctgcctGCTGTCACCACCGGCCGGGagctgcccccagctctgcccgcCGTGCTGCCCACCCCCGGGGTTATTTCCCTGCGATCATGATTTGGGACTCTCAgctttgatttaagaaaaaaatggagaaaatctcTCAATCTGTAGTCACAGGGGGGCACGGGGCGGAGTGGACTGACCCTCCCCGGGTTTGGTTTCTGAGCGTTCCCCGCGGCTGACACCGTGCTGGTACCGGcgggggggctgtgcccagccCCAGCCGCAGTGATGCTGCCAgtctgggggggccctggagccccctccctggcagggccgGCCTGCAGAGCCCCCCACGCCTGGGTGGGTGCAGGGGCTGTGCCAGGTCCCCCCTACATGGCCCACGCACTGATGAGCATCCCCCCAGCccggccttttcttcctcttttttcttttttcttcctttttttttttcgtttttcttcccttttccccttattcttccttctttccccttttcttcccttttttctttttttttttttgcagcactCCCGTTGTCATGGGAACGGTGACATCCCCAGT
This portion of the Strix uralensis isolate ZFMK-TIS-50842 chromosome 16, bStrUra1, whole genome shotgun sequence genome encodes:
- the AQP8 gene encoding aquaporin-8, which gives rise to MAAVERGPPLVKEVLDMDIQSKPSQPHWYERCVQPCVAELLGSALFIFIGCLSVVEDMGGTGRLQPALAHGLALGLTVAVLGDISGGHLNPAVSLAMWLVGGLNITMLIPYWLCQLCGGMMGAGLAKAVAASERYINASGGAFSSITADEQIPAVLVGEITMTTFLILVACMGAVNGRTKTPLAPFCIGFTVTVNILAGGGVSGACMNPARAFGPALVANYWDYHWVYWVGPMVAALLVSVLVRLLLGDRTTRLLLK